Genomic segment of Malus domestica chromosome 15, GDT2T_hap1:
tggcttaagtccacattaagttctctttcttgccttgtaaacaaggacttttagttcatagtcttgtatgttcGAATGAAGGGAGTCCAAATCCCTTTAAGCCATTTACGTGgttcttgattgattttaatgatAACATATCCATTAAACTAACCAGATCCATATGCAAATAAGACTCTTAAAGTAGGAAAGCAGGTCgatatgacttgaatacatgctgGAGAATACATTAAGTAATAGATCTACTAATTtagcaaacaaacaaagagcgtcggacaagatttcaccttgtctgttAAGGTTGAACTTTCTTGCAGTCACTTCTCTTTGAATTAACAGgggtttatatgctaaaaagggatggatggtaaacaagtttacacaagggaatcgatactataCCACTAAGGGAGATAACAGAGCTTTAAACTAGACAAGAGATAGATTGTCGCTAAAAATGACTGAATCTGGGTTGATTTcagcttttggatgcaaatctggcttgagagcagagtttgtatgcttgtttgtttaattggttgagtgtccttgtctctgggggcctcttcctccttttataggcaattTAGCCTGACTGCTGCAACTTTGTTCTTGCCCGAAAGCGCTTAGAGGATAGTGAGTCTTCAGCTTTTTACTTGGAATGCCACTGGAAAGTATTCTTTGGTTGGTAGTAGGTTAGTCTTCATTACTTGTCACTTCAAAGGTAAGCACGTGGCTTGTATTTGGCTGAAAATGCTTCAATTTGCCTTTGTGCTCGGTACTGGGTTTTGGGCAAGTCTCCTTTAATTTGACACCCTTGGACTTTCCTTTATCTAAgtccaatgttcaaatattaacccaaacactgGCACTCTCGGAATTCCAACAGattttttttgtgttatttttacCCTTCTCGTGAGAGAAAATTGTTGGATGCAACGGGTCCTCCTTGCATGACTTATGTGGATATATTGTTCAGAATCATCAGGCCATATacaggcatatatatatatgtatatatatatatatatagatatagatatatatgtatatgtatgtatgtatggccACAATCTAATAACTCGACAAACCTTAATACTGCTCACTACAACAGATAAAGCGTTTTAGCGCGGAAATGATTCCTACCCTTAGAGAAACTTCGTATATGCTACATTCATTGGAGACCTAATTTGAAAACCTATATGCATAGGTAACGCTCCTGCACTAAGGTTCTTCATATTTACACGGTTACACCTTCTGAAACAGGGAGATATAAGTTCATAATAATGGAACAAAGAATACATATAACTACGGAGAATACGTTGCAGCTGACTATGTTGGTTTGCGGGGACGAGCAGTCCATAGAGAACTGAGGGCACGTAACCGGTGAAAGTACTCCCCCAGTGCAAGCAAGCCTTGCGCTGCTTGGTGTGTCGTGAGGATTCGAGACATTTGCTGCAGCGTTTGCTGCCGAAGGTGATCTGCCTGCCATGGACAAGAGAAACATACTTTCTACTTCAGCAAACTAATTAACAAGGAGTCAACTGTCAAAAGGTATTTCATGCTTTATGCTTATTAACAATTTCTCACCCCATTGAAGCTTGAATTCTTCAGTAAGTTCATGAACTTATATAGCAGAATCTAAGTCAAATTGTGCTGAGGCATTTTTAAGGGAAAACAGTTCGgttacaaacttttaataaaaaatagaacTGAAGGGAAAGTGGGACACCAAACAGAGACTCAAGGGGCTCTAAAAGTGAGTTTATATACGGCTTATGCAGTTAGTAACCATTATATTTGTACATATTACCCATAATCTAAATATAATTAGTGTTGAATATGCAATTTCATTAAATCCCCAACACTAATGAGATTAATTGCAAAAACCATTATTGGAATCTGATGCATCACCTGGCTCAAGAAGCTCTCTAGTGCTTCAAGCTTCTCAAGTGCAGAAGCCATCTGACACCCAAAACTTTCTCCACTCATTTGATCAGCTGCTATGCTCAATGCCAGAGCCTGCTGCAGTTTGTCCATTCCCTGTGATAGCGCATCCTCCGCTTGCTGTGACGATTGCCGCAGGTTACAGAAGTCCAGACGTTGTTGATCAGTCAATGGCTGAAGCTGTGGCAACACAATCTGAAAAAGCGAAACAATATGCACCATGTTACACAATAATAAAACCGTACAATAACTCAACAGAAATAATGTGAACTCAGTTCAGCGTTACATTTAGCAGCTCCGACGGGCGAAATCCACCAATCCAATGAAAATGGCGTTCGACTGATGTTCTCCATATGCCAGACAGTAAGTAAAAGATATCAACCCTTGCAGCATCTGCCTTCATTCGGAAAAGAATGGCATAGTGGTTCAAGCCACAGTCTACGAGTTTTCGAAGTTCTATGTCTGTTGCACGATCATTCAGTGCATTTCTGAGCTCAACAATTTGTCTGTGTTGTTCTTCAACCCAGTGTCCATATTCCATCTCAAATGTAGTGATCCCTGCAAAGATTTGCAGATGGAATTACAGAATGGAACTATAATCACAATAATCTACgagaatcacttaaaaattctcaaaaaaatacaaaaattgtgATCAGGTCATTAATATAGGGAGTTCAGAATCACAAACCTGAATTCAAAGCTCCATTGTATCCCATATGGCTAGTACCTAATGAACTGCTTGCATAGGCACCCTGCAAATCAGGCAGTTACGGGTTCATCCAATGATACTAATTCGATTCTGATTAATAAGGAAATGCATCGGGTAACATGAACAAAGATGAAAAAAGTTTCTTCTTTTAACTCACCTGTTTTCTAGCTCTGTCAATTTCCAGCTCCAGCTGTGCCAATTTTAAGCGGCTTGTTTCGAGTTGTTGAACATAAGCCTGTGGTAGTACAAGAAATCATTCAAATAATTTCACAAGTTGTAGCAATGAAATAGACCAATAAATCAAGGCATGTGAATCCTACTCACCTTTTTTCGCATACGACTCTTCCGTGCAGCTTCACGATTTTGTTCTAACCGTCTCTGCACCTGTGTATATGTGCACTTCATAATCAACTTACACGAAAATgaatacaaaaaacaaaaattgcatCGATGATAGTATGATCTTCTTTATAATTGATGAGATAAATGAACAAATAACAAAAACATGACACAAATATGTTGCCTtgcttggaaagaaagacaGACAGACAGTAGGGAGAGCAAAGCTATATCACCTTATCAGCAGATCTGCTCGGTTCGTGATCATTTCCGTTTCCGGAAGGCAGCATGGGTTCATGAGAAACAAATCCAATCTAGAGGAagcaaaaatcagaaaattagtTGAAGTTCATCAGTCAGAACAAATAAAATGAATCTAACATTGAAGAAAAAGggaacaaaagattcatttttCGGCTTCACCTTGTTTTCGATACCAGAATCCTCTTCTAGAATTGTGGAAGCAGCTGTGTTAGAGGTGTGATCACCTCTGAAGGTTTCTTTCCACACACCAATTTGGCGGAATGGCTCGTATATCCCCATTTGTCTTGAGGTGGCAAATTGAGTTGATGAATAGCTCATACTCTATCAACAAATTCAACAAACGAAACAAGTAAACAAAGAGATTTCATAACCACTCTGCTGCAAATTCACAGCTCCATGAATAAGACCAATAAATATGGCCCATAGGTATACGCAGATAGAATCGGTTACAAACTTTTAATCAAAAACATAACTGTGGTACGCCAAACAGACAAACTTGACTAGAAAATGGCctgaaaattcagaaatttaaAACACATAAGGTAACAAGCAAAATCCAAACAAATTATAACTTGAAATTGTCCTAAACTTCTAAGTTAACTACAGTATCAGAAAGTTGGATGATTGGGAACCTTCAAAACTTGGAAACGATTTGCATGGTGAAGTAGAAGCCTCCACAAAAACCAGAAGAAACATCAAAAAGCAAagatgaagcatgaaaacatgaAAAGCTTACACTTTAAATAACCACAAGAAGTGGATAAAGATCAGTAAAAAGTTGGGGAGGGAAGTAGATAATTGCTGCAGTAATATTATACGATGTAAACTCCtcgcaaggaaaaaaaaaaaaaaaaagatgactTCATTTACCTTATAGACAAtaacttcaaatttcaaaactttGAGTCATTCAATCAGACccaacaaattaatcttgattaatttcttcaaaTGTGGGAATTTGGAGGAAGATGACGAATtgggttttctgggttgggCTGGGAGGACCCTGGCAATTCAACACTCCCATCGATCATTTGGGAATCATTTGTCACAAAATTTCTCAGAGGCTTTTTAAGCACAATTTTGCAGGAACCCATGAGCCGTCTGTCCACCTTAAAATATTCATTCTTTTCCCAAAGAGCAGTAAACGTTAACGTAGCAACATCCCCACTAACGTCTTattcattacttttttttttccttttcttttgcttttgccgaaaaaacaaagaaaagaaaattgagcGAAAAAGAGGAGAAATAATTGtgtatttggaaatttttttatggGTAGCACATAGTGTATCCTGAATATGCTATATTACAGTTTtatgatatattaataaaaaataaatttatttgttaTAATTGGAGTGAAATAATAACGTCAAGTGACTGTATTTTTAATACATGAAAAAGTTACTCGTGTGCTAGACATACACAACGTAAGTTGGCTAATGTGGTGTATTGTACCTTGCCAATATATAACTAGTATGttattaaaatgtgattttataGTTTGGCCCATTTGAGGGACGTCAAATTGAGCGACCATGAATCCAACCGATGAGATGTTAACACTCAcaaggatttttttttgttcattaaaagaaattttttcAAACAGCCGGGTACTCCACATATTATGATATAAGTAAAGTACATAATGATTTTGCTAACTCAAGGAACATAAAAAGAAGCGACTTTGAGTATCACTATCTATGTATTTGGT
This window contains:
- the LOC103401867 gene encoding transcription factor TGA7, whose translation is MSYSSTQFATSRQMGIYEPFRQIGVWKETFRGDHTSNTAASTILEEDSGIENKIGFVSHEPMLPSGNGNDHEPSRSADKVQRRLEQNREAARKSRMRKKAYVQQLETSRLKLAQLELEIDRARKQGAYASSSLGTSHMGYNGALNSGITTFEMEYGHWVEEQHRQIVELRNALNDRATDIELRKLVDCGLNHYAILFRMKADAARVDIFYLLSGIWRTSVERHFHWIGGFRPSELLNIVLPQLQPLTDQQRLDFCNLRQSSQQAEDALSQGMDKLQQALALSIAADQMSGESFGCQMASALEKLEALESFLSQADHLRQQTLQQMSRILTTHQAAQGLLALGEYFHRLRALSSLWTARPRKPT